In one window of Paraburkholderia phymatum STM815 DNA:
- a CDS encoding phage tail protein: protein MLKLNVHADVKGVATSLTRYVGEHQKAVVRALNKTAMQARTAAALEVRSAGYNIKSSAIKSSFAVQRASRGKLVAVLKSTGRPVALINYGARQGKNGVSVQVKAGRTVLRHAFIATMRNGHKGVFERTGKTHKKVMRNGKVVRSGLPIKELFGPSIPQSLANDAVQKALMKKIREKFPQILKHELAFIASKR from the coding sequence ATGCTGAAGCTAAATGTTCACGCTGACGTTAAGGGCGTCGCGACAAGCCTGACCCGATACGTTGGCGAGCACCAGAAAGCGGTTGTCCGCGCGCTCAACAAGACGGCGATGCAGGCCCGAACGGCCGCCGCGCTGGAAGTGCGAAGCGCTGGCTACAACATCAAGTCGAGCGCGATCAAGAGTTCGTTCGCGGTGCAGAGAGCATCCCGCGGCAAGCTCGTCGCGGTGCTCAAGTCAACGGGTCGCCCGGTGGCGCTGATCAACTATGGCGCGCGCCAAGGCAAGAACGGCGTGAGCGTGCAGGTGAAAGCTGGTCGAACCGTTCTGCGTCACGCGTTCATCGCGACGATGCGGAACGGTCACAAAGGCGTTTTCGAGCGGACGGGCAAGACGCACAAGAAGGTCATGCGCAACGGCAAGGTTGTTCGATCCGGATTGCCGATCAAAGAACTGTTCGGCCCGTCGATTCCGCAGTCGCTCGCGAACGATGCGGTGCAGAAGGCGCTGATGAAGAAGATCCGCGAGAAGTTCCCGCAGATCCTGAAGCACGAACTCGCGTTCATCGCGTCGAAGCGCTGA